A stretch of Primulina tabacum isolate GXHZ01 chromosome 13, ASM2559414v2, whole genome shotgun sequence DNA encodes these proteins:
- the LOC142522836 gene encoding uncharacterized protein LOC142522836 isoform X2, whose translation MGSDTTKSVEVCSRLMAALFAISTYFQFDDPDWYFWIPLYMSACVVNLVDISSRIRKLAKIAFWLGGFLFLKVVMEDFLDGIAGFWSLDMRERVVREKFGSGLVICSMFLQLEYSCFPDYPSKLPKYGMPILVGVAYGISFGFLVFYRAEMREI comes from the exons ATGGGTTCGGACACTACAAAATCTGTAGAAGTTTGCTCCCGATTAATGGCTGCCCTTTTCGCTATATCGACGTACTTTCAGTTCGACGATCCAG ATTGGTACTTCTGGATCCCTCTGTATATGTCTGCTTGTGTCGTCAACTTGGTAGACATAAGCTCAAGGATCAGAAAACTGGCAAAGATTGCATTTTGGCTTGGGGGGTTCTTGTTTTTAAAGGTTGTAATGGAAGATTTTCTCGACGGGATTGCTGGATTTTGGTCATTAGACATGAGGGAGAGAGTGGTGAGGGAGAAATTTGGAAGTGGGCTGGTGATTTGTTCCATGTTTCTGCAGTTGGAGTATTCATGCTTCCCAGATTATCCTTCAAAACTCCCAAAatatg GGATGCCAATCTTGGTGGGCGTCGCGTATGGCATCAGCTTCGGTTTCCTTGTGTTCTACCGCGCCGAAATGAG AGAAATCTGA
- the LOC142522836 gene encoding uncharacterized protein LOC142522836 isoform X1, producing the protein MGSDTTKSVEVCSRLMAALFAISTYFQFDDPDWYFWIPLYMSACVVNLVDISSRIRKLAKIAFWLGGFLFLKVVMEDFLDGIAGFWSLDMRERVVREKFGSGLVICSMFLQLEYSCFPDYPSKLPKYGMPILVGVAYGISFGFLVFYRAEMRKMGKRHVKFNCVA; encoded by the exons ATGGGTTCGGACACTACAAAATCTGTAGAAGTTTGCTCCCGATTAATGGCTGCCCTTTTCGCTATATCGACGTACTTTCAGTTCGACGATCCAG ATTGGTACTTCTGGATCCCTCTGTATATGTCTGCTTGTGTCGTCAACTTGGTAGACATAAGCTCAAGGATCAGAAAACTGGCAAAGATTGCATTTTGGCTTGGGGGGTTCTTGTTTTTAAAGGTTGTAATGGAAGATTTTCTCGACGGGATTGCTGGATTTTGGTCATTAGACATGAGGGAGAGAGTGGTGAGGGAGAAATTTGGAAGTGGGCTGGTGATTTGTTCCATGTTTCTGCAGTTGGAGTATTCATGCTTCCCAGATTATCCTTCAAAACTCCCAAAatatg GGATGCCAATCTTGGTGGGCGTCGCGTATGGCATCAGCTTCGGTTTCCTTGTGTTCTACCGCGCCGAAATGAG GAAAATGGGAAAAAGACACGTCAAATTCAACTGTGTTGCTTAG